One genomic window of Medicago truncatula cultivar Jemalong A17 chromosome 1, MtrunA17r5.0-ANR, whole genome shotgun sequence includes the following:
- the LOC11430787 gene encoding probable inorganic phosphate transporter 1-3 — MSGELGVLNALDVAKTQLYHFTTIVIAGMGFFTDAYDLFCISLVTKLLGRIYYTEPNPTRPGTLPPSAQSAVTGVALVGTLAGQLFFGWLGDKLGRKKVYGLTLILMVVCSVASGLSFGSSPKSVMATLCFFRFWLGFGIGGDYPLSATIMSEYANKKTRGAFIAAVFAMQGFGILGGGIVALTVASIFDHKYKVPTFEENPAASLLVPQFDYVWRLILMFGALPAALTYYWRMKMPETARYTALVAKNAKQAAADMSKVLQVELEVEEEKVEKMTSDKRNSYGLFSKQFAARHGLALFGTCSTWFLLDIAFYSQNLFQKDIFSAIGWIPPAKEMNAIHEVYKIARAQTLIALCSTVPGYWFTVAFIDHMGRFAIQMMGFFFMTVFMFALAIPYDHWSKEENRIGFVVIYSLTFFFANFGPNATTFVVPAEIFPARLRSTCHGISAAAGKAGAIVGAFGFLYAAQSKDPTKTDKGYPTGIGIKNSLIMLGVINFVGMLCTLLVPESKGKSLEELSGENEGEGAEATEQEGSRV, encoded by the coding sequence ATGTCAGGAGAGCTAGGAGTGCTAAATGCACTTGATGTGGCCAAGACACAATTGTATCACTTCACTACAATTGTGATTGCTGGAATGGGATTCTTCACTGATGCATATGATCTTTTCTGCATTTCCCTTGTCacaaagttgttagggagaatatATTACACTGAACCAAATCCAACAAGACCAGGAACACTTCCACCAAGTGCTCAATCAGCTGTAACTGGTGTTGCACTTGTTGGAACACTAGCAGGCCAATTATTCTTTGGTTGGCTTGGCGACAAACTTGGTAGGAAAAAAGTCTATGGTTTAACACTTATTCTCATGGTGGTTTGTTCAGTTGCTTCAGGACTCTCTTTTGGATCAAGTCCAAAGAGTGTTATGGCAACACTTTGTTTCTTTAGGTTTTGGCTTGGTTTTGGTATTGGTGGTGATTACCCTCTTTCAGCTACAATCATGTCTGAATATGCTAACAAAAAAACTAGAGGTGCATTTATTGCTGCTGTTTTTGCCATGCAAGGTTTTGGTATCTTAGGTGGTGGAATTGTTGCTTTGACTGTGGCTTCTATATTTGATCACAAATATAAGGTTCCTACCTTTGAAGAAAATCCAGCTGCATCATTGTTAGTGCCTCAATTTGATTATGTTTGGAGACTTATTCTTATGTTCGGTGCTCTTCCAGCTGCATTGACGTACTACTGGCGAATGAAAATGCCAGAAACAGCTCGTTACACGGCTCTTGTTGCTAAGAACGCGAAACAAGCTGCTGCGGATATGTCTAAGGTGTTGCAAGTTGAACTTGAAGTTGAAGAGGAGAAGGTAGAAAAAATGACTAGTGATAAAAGGAATAGTTATGGCTTGTTCAGCAAGCAATTCGCAGCACGACATGGTTTGGCTTTGTTTGGAACATGTAGTACATGGTTTTTGTTGGATATTGCTTTCTATAGTCAGAATCTTTTCCAAAAGGACATTTTTAGCGCAATCGGATGGATCCCTCCGGCAAAAGAAATGAATGCAATTCATGAGGTTTACAAGATTGCAAGAGCACAAACACTTATTGCGTTGTGCAGTACTGTTCCGGGTTACTGGTTCACAGTAGCGTTTATCGATCACATGGGTCGTTTCGCTATTCAAATGATGGGATTCTTCTTCATGACTGTTTTCATGTTTGCACTTGCCATACCATATGATCATTGGAGCAAGGAAGAGAATAGAATTGGGTTTGTTGTAATATACTCACTCACATTCTTCTTTGCTAATTTTGGTCCAAATGCTACGACATTTGTTGTACCGGCAGAGATTTTTCCGGCTAGGTTAAGGTCTACCTGTCATGGAATCTCAGCTGCTGCAGGAAAGGCAGGAGCAATTGTTGGTGCATTTGGATTCTTGTATGCTGCACAAAGTAAAGATCCTACCAAGACCGATAAAGGGTACCCAACCGGTATTGGGATTAAGAACTCTCTTATCATGCTTGGTGTGATCAACTTTGTTGGGATGTTATGCACATTACTTGTTCCGGAATCAAAGGGAAAATCGTTGGAAGAGTTAAGTGGAGAGAATGAGGGAGAAGGTGCCGAGGCCACTGAGCAAGAAGGATCAAGGGTTTAA
- the LOC11419847 gene encoding serine/threonine-protein phosphatase PP1 isoform X3, with protein MERRVLDGIINRLLDVRGRPGKQVQLSEGEIKQLCVVSRDIFLKQPNLLELEAPIKICGDIHGQYSDLLSLFEHGGFPPRSNYLFLGDYVDRGKQSLETICLLLAYKIKYPENFFLLRGNHECASINRVYGFYDECKRRFNVRISNLPRPSEVPETGLLCDLLWSDPSKDVHGWGVNERGVSFTFGASKVAEFLQRHDLDLICRAHQVVEDGYEFFANRQLVTIFSAPNYCGEFDNAGAMMSVDETLMCSFQILKPVDHKMPKFGFRSTTSFKKAFLGAKVRAD; from the exons ATGGAACGAAGGGTTCTTGATGGTATCATTAATAGGTTGCTTGATGTTAGAGGAAGACCTGGGAAACAGGTTCAGCTTTCAGAGGGAGAAATCAAGCAGCTTTGTGTGGTCTCTAGAGATATCTTTTTGAAGCAGCCTAATTTGTTGGAACTTGAGGCACCAATTAAGATATGTG GAGATATCCATGGTCAATATTCTgacctattaagcctatttgaGCATGGTGGATTCCCTCCACGTTCCAACTACTTGTTCTTAGGAGACTATGTAGACCGTGGAAAACAAAGCTTGGAAACAATATGTCTTCTTCTAGCCTACAAAATTAAATACCCTGAAAACTTTTTCCTTCTAAGAGGAAACCATGAATGTGCTTCCATAAACCGCGTCTACGGATTCTACGACGAATGTAAAAGGAGATTCAATGTAAGG ATAAGTAATTTGCCAAGGCCTAGTGAAGTTCCTGAAACTGGTCTTTTATGTGATCTTTTGTGGAGTGATCCTAGTAAAGATGTTCATGGTTGGGGAGTTAATGAACGTGGTGTTTCATTTACTTTTGGTGCAAGTAAGGTTGCAGAGTTTCTTCAAAGGCATGATCTTGACTTGATTTGTAGAGCTCATCAG GTTGTTGAAGATGGATATGAGTTTTTTGCTAATAGACAACTTGTGACTATATTTTCTGCTCCTAATTACTGTGGAGAGTTTGACAATGCTGGAGCAATGATGAGTGTTGATGAGACACTTATGTGTTCTTTTCAGATATTAAAACCTGTGGATCATAAAATGCCTAAGTTTGGTTTTAGGAGTACAACTTCATTCAAG aaGGCATTTCTTGGTGCTAAAGTAAGAGCTGATTGA
- the LOC11419847 gene encoding serine/threonine-protein phosphatase PP1 isozyme 3 isoform X1, with translation MERRVLDGIINRLLDVRGRPGKQVQLSEGEIKQLCVVSRDIFLKQPNLLELEAPIKICGDIHGQYSDLLSLFEHGGFPPRSNYLFLGDYVDRGKQSLETICLLLAYKIKYPENFFLLRGNHECASINRVYGFYDECKRRFNVRVWKIFSDCFNCLPVAAIIDEKIICMHGGLSPELHSLKQISNLPRPSEVPETGLLCDLLWSDPSKDVHGWGVNERGVSFTFGASKVAEFLQRHDLDLICRAHQVVEDGYEFFANRQLVTIFSAPNYCGEFDNAGAMMSVDETLMCSFQILKPVDHKMPKFGFRSTTSFKKAFLGAKVRAD, from the exons ATGGAACGAAGGGTTCTTGATGGTATCATTAATAGGTTGCTTGATGTTAGAGGAAGACCTGGGAAACAGGTTCAGCTTTCAGAGGGAGAAATCAAGCAGCTTTGTGTGGTCTCTAGAGATATCTTTTTGAAGCAGCCTAATTTGTTGGAACTTGAGGCACCAATTAAGATATGTG GAGATATCCATGGTCAATATTCTgacctattaagcctatttgaGCATGGTGGATTCCCTCCACGTTCCAACTACTTGTTCTTAGGAGACTATGTAGACCGTGGAAAACAAAGCTTGGAAACAATATGTCTTCTTCTAGCCTACAAAATTAAATACCCTGAAAACTTTTTCCTTCTAAGAGGAAACCATGAATGTGCTTCCATAAACCGCGTCTACGGATTCTACGACGAATGTAAAAGGAGATTCAATGTAAGGGTATGGAAGATATTTTCAGATTGTTTCAATTGTTTGCCGGTCGCGGCTATCATTGATGAAAAGATTATATGTATGCATGGTGGATTATCTCCTGAATTGCATAGTTTGAAACAGATAAGTAATTTGCCAAGGCCTAGTGAAGTTCCTGAAACTGGTCTTTTATGTGATCTTTTGTGGAGTGATCCTAGTAAAGATGTTCATGGTTGGGGAGTTAATGAACGTGGTGTTTCATTTACTTTTGGTGCAAGTAAGGTTGCAGAGTTTCTTCAAAGGCATGATCTTGACTTGATTTGTAGAGCTCATCAG GTTGTTGAAGATGGATATGAGTTTTTTGCTAATAGACAACTTGTGACTATATTTTCTGCTCCTAATTACTGTGGAGAGTTTGACAATGCTGGAGCAATGATGAGTGTTGATGAGACACTTATGTGTTCTTTTCAGATATTAAAACCTGTGGATCATAAAATGCCTAAGTTTGGTTTTAGGAGTACAACTTCATTCAAG aaGGCATTTCTTGGTGCTAAAGTAAGAGCTGATTGA
- the LOC11419847 gene encoding serine/threonine-protein phosphatase PP1 isozyme 3 isoform X2 → MERRVLDGIINRLLDVRGRPGKQVQLSEGEIKQLCVVSRDIFLKQPNLLELEAPIKICGDIHGQYSDLLSLFEHGGFPPRSNYLFLGDYVDRGKQSLETICLLLAYKIKYPENFFLLRGNHECASINRVYGFYDECKRRFNVRVWKIFSDCFNCLPVAAIIDEKIICMHGGLSPELHSLKQISNLPRPSEVPETGLLCDLLWSDPSKDVHGWGVNERGVSFTFGASKVAEFLQRHDLDLICRAHQVVEDGYEFFANRQLVTIFSAPNYCGEFDNAGAMMSVDETLMCSFQILKPVDHKMPKFGFRSTTSFKAFLGAKVRAD, encoded by the exons ATGGAACGAAGGGTTCTTGATGGTATCATTAATAGGTTGCTTGATGTTAGAGGAAGACCTGGGAAACAGGTTCAGCTTTCAGAGGGAGAAATCAAGCAGCTTTGTGTGGTCTCTAGAGATATCTTTTTGAAGCAGCCTAATTTGTTGGAACTTGAGGCACCAATTAAGATATGTG GAGATATCCATGGTCAATATTCTgacctattaagcctatttgaGCATGGTGGATTCCCTCCACGTTCCAACTACTTGTTCTTAGGAGACTATGTAGACCGTGGAAAACAAAGCTTGGAAACAATATGTCTTCTTCTAGCCTACAAAATTAAATACCCTGAAAACTTTTTCCTTCTAAGAGGAAACCATGAATGTGCTTCCATAAACCGCGTCTACGGATTCTACGACGAATGTAAAAGGAGATTCAATGTAAGGGTATGGAAGATATTTTCAGATTGTTTCAATTGTTTGCCGGTCGCGGCTATCATTGATGAAAAGATTATATGTATGCATGGTGGATTATCTCCTGAATTGCATAGTTTGAAACAGATAAGTAATTTGCCAAGGCCTAGTGAAGTTCCTGAAACTGGTCTTTTATGTGATCTTTTGTGGAGTGATCCTAGTAAAGATGTTCATGGTTGGGGAGTTAATGAACGTGGTGTTTCATTTACTTTTGGTGCAAGTAAGGTTGCAGAGTTTCTTCAAAGGCATGATCTTGACTTGATTTGTAGAGCTCATCAG GTTGTTGAAGATGGATATGAGTTTTTTGCTAATAGACAACTTGTGACTATATTTTCTGCTCCTAATTACTGTGGAGAGTTTGACAATGCTGGAGCAATGATGAGTGTTGATGAGACACTTATGTGTTCTTTTCAGATATTAAAACCTGTGGATCATAAAATGCCTAAGTTTGGTTTTAGGAGTACAACTTCATTCAAG GCATTTCTTGGTGCTAAAGTAAGAGCTGATTGA